ATCCGATTGCTTTGATATCCCGGAGCAGAGAATTGAAAAAGAAGCAGCAAACCCGTTTCAGATTACAGGCAAATATCCTGTTAAGCTTCACCCGGATGCTTTTAAACGAATTATCGAAGCCTTTGAAAAAAAACTCGGTACCGAATTTTTTCATCCATCTGCACAAAGGCAGCTTTCCTATTCGGATGCAATAATTTTTCAGGCCGGACAATATCGCAAAGTAATCGAGGGGGAGGCTGGAGAATATCAGCCGATACTATTAAAATGATTGTACTTGTTACATATGACATCACAAATCCGAAACGCTTGGTAAGATTGCATAAATTTCTTAAAGAGTTCGGACTGAATACCCAGAAATCGGTTTTTGAATGTGATATTGATGCGGAAGGGCTGAAGAAAATCAGGCATTATTGTAAAGAGAAGCTCGATTTGTCGAGTGATTCTGTGCGTATATATAAAATATGTTCCGGATGCCTCAAAAAAGTGGTTCTGTCGGGTATAGGTTTGAAAGTCACACAGCTTGAATATATGGTGATTTGAAATGAACATGATAGTCGCATACGATATTGCTGATGAAAAAAGGCTTGCCAGGGTTGCAAAAATCATAAAGGATTATGGCATTCGGGTTCAAAAATCCATATTTGAGCTTGAAATTGATTCCAATACTTTTGCAGAAATGAAAAGCCGCGTGGAAAAGCAAATTGTGCCTGAAGAAGATGGTGTTAAATATTTTCCTGTTTGTGAGAAATGCGCGGGTACTCTTGAAATAATCGGCGAAGGGATTTTCATTGATCCTGACAAAGAATTTTATGTTTTGTAAACAGGTTTGCAGACCCTGATGAATAAAATATGGTTTTTTATAACCACCCGTTTTGCTTGAATATTTTAATTTAATACAAAAACAGGTCTGCGAAAAATTTATTATAATAACTATTTCATAATCTTATAACATATTCAGGAAGTATTTTAAGGAGGTGATTGCTATAAAATCTCTATTTCGTTCGGAGGTCTGCGGATTTGCAACATTAAGTCCTCAAAATAATAAGCTATTGGAGAGTCGCGGAAGAAATTGACCTGACATAAGAAGGGATTGCGACCCGCCGCAGCTGTTTAATAATGCACTCGGTATATTCACGAAGAAATTGACCTGACATAAGAAGGGATTGCGACTCATAGAAACGTGTAGGAGCGCTTTTCTTTGGAATAGGAAGAAATTGACCTGACATAAGAAGGGATTGCGACCTCTTTAGTTTCGTTACATATGAAGGACTTCGATTTATGGAAGAAATTGACCTGACATAAGAAGGGATTGCGACTCAACCGAAACATTAATAATGCCAGTTAT
The genomic region above belongs to Pseudomonadota bacterium and contains:
- the cas2 gene encoding CRISPR-associated endonuclease Cas2, translated to MIVLVTYDITNPKRLVRLHKFLKEFGLNTQKSVFECDIDAEGLKKIRHYCKEKLDLSSDSVRIYKICSGCLKKVVLSGIGLKVTQLEYMVI
- the cas2 gene encoding CRISPR-associated endonuclease Cas2 translates to MNMIVAYDIADEKRLARVAKIIKDYGIRVQKSIFELEIDSNTFAEMKSRVEKQIVPEEDGVKYFPVCEKCAGTLEIIGEGIFIDPDKEFYVL